A portion of the Pseudomonas sp. PSE14 genome contains these proteins:
- a CDS encoding iron-sulfur-binding ferredoxin reductase, with protein sequence MPEIQAGSQRFSVTPGVNLLDALRGAGVAVPYSCRAGSCHACLVRCTRGEVRDALPDALEAARRDEGWRLSCQCQVIEDLAVEVFDPQRDGLPASVAELDWPAPDVLRLRLTPQRPLRYRAGQHLILWSTEGVARPYSLASVPGIDPWLEFHIDCRLPGAFSGFARQLKAGDSVRLGELRGGALHYDPEWHDRPLLLMASGTGLAPLWGLLREALRQHHAGPIRVIHQAHDNAGHYLAEALRELAAVHPELEVTLMTAAESAEVLAQLRLVSRRSIALLCGHPDSVDAFARRLYLCGVPRGQTLADLFLPHA encoded by the coding sequence GTGCCTGAGATACAGGCCGGATCGCAACGCTTTTCGGTAACCCCCGGAGTCAACCTGCTCGATGCCCTGCGCGGGGCCGGCGTCGCCGTGCCCTACAGTTGCCGCGCCGGCAGCTGCCACGCCTGCCTGGTGCGCTGCACGCGCGGAGAAGTCCGCGATGCATTACCCGATGCGCTGGAGGCCGCACGACGCGACGAGGGCTGGCGGTTGTCCTGCCAGTGCCAGGTCATCGAAGACCTCGCCGTGGAAGTCTTCGACCCGCAGCGCGACGGCCTGCCCGCCAGCGTCGCCGAGCTGGACTGGCCGGCGCCGGACGTACTGCGTCTTCGCCTGACGCCGCAACGCCCGCTGCGCTATCGCGCCGGGCAGCACCTGATCCTCTGGAGCACCGAGGGCGTGGCGCGGCCCTACTCGCTGGCCAGCGTACCGGGTATCGACCCCTGGCTGGAGTTCCACATCGATTGCCGTCTGCCTGGCGCGTTCAGCGGCTTTGCCCGCCAGTTGAAGGCGGGCGATAGCGTACGCCTGGGCGAGCTGCGCGGCGGCGCCCTGCACTATGACCCCGAATGGCACGACCGGCCGTTGCTGCTGATGGCCTCCGGCACCGGTCTGGCGCCGCTCTGGGGCTTGCTGCGCGAGGCGTTGCGCCAGCATCACGCAGGTCCCATCCGGGTCATTCACCAGGCTCATGACAATGCCGGCCACTACCTCGCCGAAGCGCTGCGCGAGCTTGCCGCCGTGCACCCGGAGCTGGAGGTGACGCTGATGACCGCGGCCGAGTCGGCCGAAGTTTTGGCGCAACTCCGGCTTGTTTCGCGGCGGAGCATCGCCTTACTCTGCGGCCACCCCGACAGCGTCGATGCCTTCGCCCGCCGCCTCTACCTCTGTGGCGTGCCGCGCGGCCAGACGCTGGCCGACCTGTTCCTTCCGCACGCCTGA
- a CDS encoding sensor domain-containing diguanylate cyclase: MSTLLKQRALQKLLIRRFGMAVGTYALAQLLLWMAVFGDFFRGTVAFALGCTLLVVASQLVFFWLFLTGRNQRFSDPSMTEPQVLVALIWHTLFLANVDSARGTLMVFYVLILLFGVFQLQPRVFARCAGLAFIAFAGLNLWEAFQQRLELPAQAILQLLVLFIVLVWLSLFAGYVQALRQRMRQRRYALQAHQDTLRGMMRQLEDLVATDELTGLFNRRHFLRLAGRALDEMQLNQRHGLALIDLDHFKRINDLHGHAAGDRVLQTFAAVARACLREGDILARYGGEEFVLLLPNADADRLATCCERLRMAYADAQPVGVNIEVLSLSAGMTLLEPTDDLDEALQRADQALYRAKRSGRNRCDAAWEWTRA; the protein is encoded by the coding sequence ATGAGCACACTGCTGAAACAGCGCGCCTTACAAAAACTACTCATCAGGCGATTCGGCATGGCCGTTGGCACTTACGCGCTGGCGCAGCTATTGCTATGGATGGCAGTGTTTGGTGACTTCTTCCGCGGCACCGTCGCCTTCGCGCTGGGTTGCACGCTATTGGTGGTGGCCAGCCAACTGGTCTTCTTCTGGTTGTTCCTTACCGGGCGCAACCAACGCTTCTCCGACCCGAGCATGACCGAGCCGCAGGTGCTGGTCGCGCTCATCTGGCACACCCTGTTCCTGGCCAACGTCGACAGCGCGCGCGGCACCCTGATGGTGTTCTACGTGCTGATCCTGCTGTTCGGCGTGTTCCAGCTACAGCCCAGGGTGTTCGCCCGTTGCGCGGGGCTGGCGTTCATCGCCTTCGCCGGCCTGAACCTGTGGGAGGCCTTCCAGCAGCGCCTCGAATTGCCCGCCCAGGCGATCCTGCAACTGCTGGTGCTGTTCATCGTCCTGGTCTGGCTCAGCCTGTTCGCCGGCTATGTCCAGGCGCTGCGCCAGCGCATGCGCCAACGCCGCTACGCGCTGCAGGCTCACCAGGACACGCTGCGCGGGATGATGCGTCAGCTGGAGGACCTGGTGGCCACCGATGAACTGACCGGCCTGTTCAACCGCCGCCACTTCCTGCGTCTGGCCGGCCGCGCGCTGGACGAAATGCAATTGAACCAGCGTCATGGCCTGGCCCTGATCGACCTGGATCACTTCAAGCGCATCAACGACCTCCACGGCCACGCCGCCGGCGACCGTGTGTTGCAGACCTTCGCCGCGGTGGCGCGGGCCTGCCTGCGCGAGGGCGACATCCTGGCGCGCTATGGCGGCGAGGAGTTCGTCCTGCTGCTGCCCAACGCCGATGCCGACCGGCTGGCGACCTGCTGCGAACGGCTGCGCATGGCCTACGCCGACGCGCAGCCGGTAGGGGTGAATATCGAAGTGCTGAGTCTGTCGGCGGGGATGACCCTGCTGGAGCCCACCGACGATCTCGACGAGGCCTTGCAACGGGCCGACCAGGCGCTCTACCGTGCGAAACGCAGCGGACGTAACCGCTGCGATGCCGCATGGGAGTGGACGCGTGCCTGA